One genomic segment of Porphyromonadaceae bacterium W3.11 includes these proteins:
- a CDS encoding Fe-S-containing hydro-lyase: MEENRRVITPPLTDDVIRTLHAGDMVFITGTIYTARDAAHLRLVEMLERGEEMPFDFEGQIVYYAGPAPAKPGEPIGSVGPTTAGRMDAYSPTLMRKGLKAMIGKGLRSDEVVQTIKDETGIYFAAIGGAAALMSQAVKEAEVIAFEELGTEAIRKLRVENLPVIVAIDSEGNNSYIQGRATYERK, from the coding sequence ATGGAAGAAAATAGAAGAGTAATCACACCACCACTTACAGATGATGTAATTCGTACACTTCATGCTGGTGACATGGTGTTTATCACTGGTACTATCTATACAGCACGTGATGCTGCTCACCTTCGTCTTGTGGAGATGCTAGAGCGTGGCGAAGAGATGCCATTTGACTTTGAGGGTCAGATTGTGTATTATGCTGGTCCAGCTCCTGCAAAGCCAGGTGAACCTATTGGCTCTGTTGGTCCAACAACAGCAGGTAGAATGGATGCCTACTCCCCTACTCTTATGCGTAAAGGTCTTAAAGCTATGATAGGCAAGGGCCTTAGGAGTGATGAAGTAGTCCAGACGATTAAGGATGAGACTGGAATATACTTTGCCGCTATTGGTGGTGCAGCAGCACTCATGTCACAAGCTGTAAAAGAGGCAGAGGTTATTGCTTTCGAGGAGCTAGGAACTGAAGCGATTCGAAAACTAAGAGTGGAAAACCTTCCTGTGATTGTTGCTATTGATAGCGAAGGAAACAACTCATACATACAGGGTAGAGCTACTTACGAAAGAAAGTAA